The Blattabacterium sp. DPU genome includes a window with the following:
- a CDS encoding enolase C-terminal domain-like protein, whose translation MNENEKINCFFRKKIFFFKKKVFNSNRIFQKNVIWFIVLTQNNKIGIGECNPILDQRALKNIEQFETELKNLSNKIINLKKTQIYFYYKYISFSSILFGLEQAFLSFENQFPILCHSEFIHGKKGISTNSLIWLNSFYNKKNAIKEIENQIFQGFSFIKMKINMDLINNQFFIIKEIGKKYPFIKIRIDANGCFNNIQKALYYLKKFSDLEIVDFMEQPISSGNWEDMSKICKKSKLPIALDEELVNINRLKDKKKLLDIIQPQWIILKPSINGGFYESEKWILEANKRKIKWYISSSLESNIGINAIAQWTFVIQKKYNNKNFNAHGLNTGFLYMNNWISPLEIKEGFIWYNPFIKWNIETLLNKCG comes from the coding sequence ATGAATGAAAATGAAAAAATTAATTGTTTTTTCAGAAAAAAAATATTTTTTTTTAAAAAAAAAGTATTTAATTCTAATAGAATTTTTCAAAAAAATGTTATATGGTTTATTGTTTTAACACAAAATAATAAAATAGGAATAGGAGAATGTAATCCAATATTGGATCAACGGGCTTTAAAAAATATAGAACAATTTGAAACAGAATTAAAAAATCTTTCTAATAAAATTATTAATTTAAAAAAAACTCAAATATATTTTTATTATAAATATATTTCATTTTCATCTATTTTATTTGGATTAGAACAAGCTTTTTTAAGTTTTGAAAATCAATTTCCTATATTATGCCATTCTGAATTTATTCATGGAAAAAAAGGAATTTCTACAAATAGTTTAATATGGCTGAATTCTTTTTATAATAAAAAAAACGCAATAAAAGAAATAGAAAATCAAATTTTTCAAGGTTTTTCATTTATAAAAATGAAAATAAATATGGATCTTATTAATAATCAATTTTTTATTATAAAAGAAATAGGAAAAAAATATCCATTCATAAAAATACGTATAGATGCAAATGGTTGTTTTAATAATATTCAAAAAGCTTTATATTATTTAAAAAAATTTTCTGATTTAGAAATAGTTGATTTTATGGAACAACCAATATCATCTGGGAATTGGGAAGATATGTCAAAAATATGTAAAAAATCTAAATTACCTATAGCATTAGATGAAGAATTAGTAAATATTAATAGATTAAAAGATAAAAAAAAATTATTGGATATTATTCAACCTCAATGGATTATATTAAAACCTAGTATTAATGGGGGATTTTATGAATCTGAGAAATGGATATTAGAAGCTAATAAAAGAAAAATCAAATGGTATATAAGTTCCTCTTTGGAGAGTAATATTGGAATTAATGCTATTGCTCAATGGACTTTTGTAATACAAAAAAAATATAATAATAAAAATTTCAATGCACACGGTTTAAATACAGGTTTTTTGTACATGAATAATTGGATTTCTCCTTTAGAAATTAAGGAAGGTTTTATTTGGTATAATCCATTTATAAAATGGAATATAGAGACATTATTGAATAAATGTGGATAG